In Brachypodium distachyon strain Bd21 chromosome 2, Brachypodium_distachyon_v3.0, whole genome shotgun sequence, one genomic interval encodes:
- the LOC112270732 gene encoding uncharacterized protein LOC112270732: MKTSISPDIIGAIPVKDTAKEQFKSSEKVYCRELLSKLLEKYVIEGNVRGHILRMVNATSKLKALQFVLNENILILLILESLPREFDQCKINYNSLKEKWTLVELTPRDVEEEERIMKQGKDQAFFVASSKRKHEGGHGNFRTQKKPFVQKDAQKVPKGKGHDAGTSAGVEKNACNFCKEIGHLRKDCPGFLKWMNKGGIKFDPHHKGKNKKH; encoded by the exons ATGAAAACTTCAATCTCCCCTGATATCATCGGGGCAATTCCTGTAAAGGACACTGCTAAAGAACAATTCAAAAGTTCTGAAAAGGTTTATTGTCGAGAGCTTTTGAGCAAGCTTCTTGAGAAGTATGTGATTGAAGGTAATGTGAGGGGCCACATCTTGAGGATGGTAAATGCAACTTCGAAGCTTAAGGCTTTGCAGTTTGTCCTTAATGAAAATATCCTAATCCTTTTGATATTGGAGTCCCTTCCTCGAGAATTTGATCAGTGTAAGATCAATTATAATtctctaaaagaaaaatggacaCTCGTGGAACTGACTCCCAGGGatgtcgaggaagaagagagaattATGAAGCAAGGAAAGGACCAAGCCTTCTTTGTTGCCTCTTCCAAGAGGAAGCATGAAGGTGGTCATGGAAATTTCAGGACCCAAAAAAAACCATTTGTCCAGAAGGATGCTCAAAAGGTTCCTAAAGGAAAAGGTCATGATGCCGGCACCTCTGCTGGTGTGGAGAAAAATGCTTGCAATTTTTGCAAGGAGATAGGCCATCTCCGGAAGGACTGCCCCGGTTTCCTTAAGTGGATGAACAAAGGAG GGATTAAGTTTGATCCGCACCATAaaggcaagaacaagaagcattAA